One Triticum dicoccoides isolate Atlit2015 ecotype Zavitan chromosome 4B, WEW_v2.0, whole genome shotgun sequence genomic window carries:
- the LOC119296073 gene encoding serine/arginine-rich-splicing factor SR34-like isoform X3: MSRRWSRTIYVGNLPGDIREREVEDLFYKYGRIVDIDLKVPPRPPGYAFVEFEDPRDAEDACAGRDGYNFDGNRLRVEPAHGGRGSGGPSHDRSSSFGGGGGGSGGGRRGVSRHTDYRVLVTGLPSSASWQDLKDHMRRAGDVCFAEVYREGGGTIGIVDYTNYDDMKYAIKKLDDTEFKNAFSKGYIRVKEYDGKRGRSYSRSRSPSRSRSKSRSPSKSPRARSASRSRSRSLSSRSCSASKGRSPSRHL; the protein is encoded by the exons ATGAGCAGGCGCTGGAGCAGGACGATCTATGTTGGCAACCTCCCTGGGGATATCCGGGAGAGGGAGGTGGAGGACCTCTTCTACAAG TATGGCCGTATTGTTGATATTGACCTGAAGGTTCCTCCAAGGCCGCCTGGCTATGCTTTTGTTGAG TTTGAAGATCCACGTGACGCCGAAGATGCCTGTGCTGGAAGGGATGGGTACAACTTCGATGGAAATCGTCTAAGA GTGGAACCTGCTCATGGTGGGAGAGGTAGTGGTGGCCCCTCTCATGATCGTTCTAGCAGctttggtggtggtggcggcggcagtgGTGGCGGACGCCGGGGTGTCTCCAGGCACACGGATTACCGTG TTCTGGTTACTGGCCTGCCTTCTTCTGCGTCCTGGCAAGATTTAAAG GACCATATGCGAAGGGCTGGTGATGTTTGTTTCGCAGAAGTGTATCGTGAAGGCGGCG GCACCATAGGAATTGTGGACTACACAAACTATGATGATATGAAATATGCT ATAAAGAAACTGGATGACACTGAATTTAAGAATGCATTTTCTAAAGGTTATATAAGG GTGAAGGAATATGATGGCAAACGTGGGCGCTCCTACTCACGTAGCCGGAGCCCAAGTCGTAGCCGCAGCAAAAGCAGGAGCCCAAG CAAATCTCCCAGGGCCCGCTCAGCATCTAGGTCCAGATCAAGGTCTCTTTCTTCCCGTTCTTGTTCAGCATCAAAAGGACGTTCTCCATCAAG ACACCTTTGA
- the LOC119296073 gene encoding serine/arginine-rich-splicing factor SR34-like isoform X1 codes for MSRRWSRTIYVGNLPGDIREREVEDLFYKYGRIVDIDLKVPPRPPGYAFVEFEDPRDAEDACAGRDGYNFDGNRLRVEPAHGGRGSGGPSHDRSSSFGGGGGGSGGGRRGVSRHTDYRVLVTGLPSSASWQDLKDHMRRAGDVCFAEVYREGGGTIGIVDYTNYDDMKYAIKKLDDTEFKNAFSKGYIRVKEYDGKRGRSYSRSRSPSRSRSKSRSPSKSPRARSASRSRSRSLSSRSCSASKGRSPSRSPARSKSPIASPANGVVASPAASLKKRSPSRSPSRSRSLDVNAKSE; via the exons ATGAGCAGGCGCTGGAGCAGGACGATCTATGTTGGCAACCTCCCTGGGGATATCCGGGAGAGGGAGGTGGAGGACCTCTTCTACAAG TATGGCCGTATTGTTGATATTGACCTGAAGGTTCCTCCAAGGCCGCCTGGCTATGCTTTTGTTGAG TTTGAAGATCCACGTGACGCCGAAGATGCCTGTGCTGGAAGGGATGGGTACAACTTCGATGGAAATCGTCTAAGA GTGGAACCTGCTCATGGTGGGAGAGGTAGTGGTGGCCCCTCTCATGATCGTTCTAGCAGctttggtggtggtggcggcggcagtgGTGGCGGACGCCGGGGTGTCTCCAGGCACACGGATTACCGTG TTCTGGTTACTGGCCTGCCTTCTTCTGCGTCCTGGCAAGATTTAAAG GACCATATGCGAAGGGCTGGTGATGTTTGTTTCGCAGAAGTGTATCGTGAAGGCGGCG GCACCATAGGAATTGTGGACTACACAAACTATGATGATATGAAATATGCT ATAAAGAAACTGGATGACACTGAATTTAAGAATGCATTTTCTAAAGGTTATATAAGG GTGAAGGAATATGATGGCAAACGTGGGCGCTCCTACTCACGTAGCCGGAGCCCAAGTCGTAGCCGCAGCAAAAGCAGGAGCCCAAG CAAATCTCCCAGGGCCCGCTCAGCATCTAGGTCCAGATCAAGGTCTCTTTCTTCCCGTTCTTGTTCAGCATCAAAAGGACGTTCTCCATCAAG ATCACCAGCAAGATCCAAATCCCCAATTGCTTCT CCGGCAAACGGTGTAGTGGCAAGTCCAGCGGCAAGCCTGAAGAAACGCAGTCCAAGCAGGAGTCCATCTCGTTCACGGTCACTTGATGTAAAT GCGAAATCTGAATAG
- the LOC119296073 gene encoding serine/arginine-rich-splicing factor SR34-like isoform X2 — protein sequence MSRRWSRTIYVGNLPGDIREREVEDLFYKYGRIVDIDLKVPPRPPGYAFVEFEDPRDAEDACAGRDGYNFDGNRLRVEPAHGGRGSGGPSHDRSSSFGGGGGGSGGGRRGVSRHTDYRVLVTGLPSSASWQDLKDHMRRAGDVCFAEVYREGGGTIGIVDYTNYDDMKYAIKKLDDTEFKNAFSKGYIRVKEYDGKRGRSYSRSRSPSRSRSKSRSPSKSPRARSASRSRSRSLSSRSCSASKGRSPSRSPARSKSPIASPANGVVASPAASLKKRSPSRSPSRSRSLDAKSE from the exons ATGAGCAGGCGCTGGAGCAGGACGATCTATGTTGGCAACCTCCCTGGGGATATCCGGGAGAGGGAGGTGGAGGACCTCTTCTACAAG TATGGCCGTATTGTTGATATTGACCTGAAGGTTCCTCCAAGGCCGCCTGGCTATGCTTTTGTTGAG TTTGAAGATCCACGTGACGCCGAAGATGCCTGTGCTGGAAGGGATGGGTACAACTTCGATGGAAATCGTCTAAGA GTGGAACCTGCTCATGGTGGGAGAGGTAGTGGTGGCCCCTCTCATGATCGTTCTAGCAGctttggtggtggtggcggcggcagtgGTGGCGGACGCCGGGGTGTCTCCAGGCACACGGATTACCGTG TTCTGGTTACTGGCCTGCCTTCTTCTGCGTCCTGGCAAGATTTAAAG GACCATATGCGAAGGGCTGGTGATGTTTGTTTCGCAGAAGTGTATCGTGAAGGCGGCG GCACCATAGGAATTGTGGACTACACAAACTATGATGATATGAAATATGCT ATAAAGAAACTGGATGACACTGAATTTAAGAATGCATTTTCTAAAGGTTATATAAGG GTGAAGGAATATGATGGCAAACGTGGGCGCTCCTACTCACGTAGCCGGAGCCCAAGTCGTAGCCGCAGCAAAAGCAGGAGCCCAAG CAAATCTCCCAGGGCCCGCTCAGCATCTAGGTCCAGATCAAGGTCTCTTTCTTCCCGTTCTTGTTCAGCATCAAAAGGACGTTCTCCATCAAG ATCACCAGCAAGATCCAAATCCCCAATTGCTTCT CCGGCAAACGGTGTAGTGGCAAGTCCAGCGGCAAGCCTGAAGAAACGCAGTCCAAGCAGGAGTCCATCTCGTTCACGGTCACTTGAT GCGAAATCTGAATAG